Proteins co-encoded in one Nicotiana sylvestris chromosome 7, ASM39365v2, whole genome shotgun sequence genomic window:
- the LOC104248366 gene encoding uncharacterized protein, whose amino-acid sequence MRRMVPSLVDLCVQTAIDNVRYLGDVGETDSHLLERILPHCSLEQLIHVENSTQGRDLSQVTDRLWKRFYQIQFGEKSTNQVVERMKQKKVTFKWKLLYEAKSKEVEETQQRSFERIKELYQKEDAKRQSRQVRVCTKVPPSSNKRSFWGSGPGSSFCNTKSTLMKKAKIEFVNSREVKNLAAMKNKAVQRNHSHSQISPAKKPGGFSSMASSSRSNFTSR is encoded by the exons ATGAGGCGTATGGTTCCTTCACTGGTAGATTTATGTGTTCAGACAGCTATAGATAATGTCAGATACCTAGGGGATGTTGGTGAAACAGATTCTCATCTACTAGAGCGCATTTTGCCTCACTGTTCTCTTGAACAGTTAATACATGTGGAGAATTCGACACAA GGAAGAGATCTCAGTCAAGTGACAGATAGACTTTGGAAGAGGTTCTACCAGATTCAGTTCGGTGAGAAGAGCACCAATCAGGTGGTTGAGAGAATGAAGCAAAAGAAAGTAACATTTAAATGGAAACTGTTGTATGAG GCAAAGTCAAAAGAAGTGGAGGAGACTCAACAAAGGTCATTCGAAAGAATCAAGGAATTGTATCAAAAGGAAGATGCAA AACGGCAAAGCCGACAAGTTCGAGTTTGCACAAAGGTTCCACCTTCTAGCAATAAAAGAAGCTTTTGGG GTAGTGGACCTGGTAGCAGTTTTTGCAACACAAAGAGTACCTTGATGAAGAAGGCAAAAATAGAGTTTGTAAACAG TCGAGAAGTAAAGAATCTCGCAGCTATGAAGAATAAGGCTGTGCAAAGAAATCACAGCCACAG CCAAATTTCTCCTGCAAAAAAACCAGGTGGTTTTTCCTCTATGGCTTCTTCCTCAAGATCAAACTTTACAAGCCGGTAA